A DNA window from Nocardioides palaemonis contains the following coding sequences:
- a CDS encoding DEAD/DEAH box helicase, with protein sequence MDVREALSATYLSRFFDPVTILRARDYVAVVEELEVVHETADSLTATAMVPGTAPVPYRVQLHAEVDPEADWVFSSCSCPVARLCKHGAAVALCLRGPARPRPADEAPWRRQLGRVSDGLEARARAALTGTGLGLEVVRRAAGRWSRSLAGELTMRPVRPGARRGWARSGADWSDLAGPSTSTRYVPTQVDALQALHRGLASRHTYLVAGAAPSLDDYGDQLVPVLRAAVAAGVVLVPGAGVASVVLSEGPAELVADLSEVEGAPTLEVSVEVDGVRHRGGVVLPVGRPITSVAIVVDDDVLLADLDGPADEAVMDLVLGPVVVAPASDREAFLEAVAPLARRVRVGSGDESLPLPTPPRPRLALTVTWESAAAATLAWRWRYGEQDCPLGGDSLLGGMRDPVVEQEVLATVPPALVGLARVEGGDALALALHDLPHLRTLADLEVEEHHPPEFRESEAAPDIAFVVADEPTDHTDWLDLEVVVRFDGEAVPLPDVLAALTRGDDVLVLPSGLYVALDRPELARLREVVELAAELREAAPGRVRVGTADLGTWAELGEVGVVDDSAARWVARASALRDLEEVPRPEPVGLLTELRPYQLEGFWWLAFLHQHGLGGVLADDMGLGKTLQVLALVQHARSSGATSPFLVVAPTSVVTAWRQQAATHAPGLRIGTVARRTDDVAAIASTHDLVVTTYAMLRLEREQFTALTWDGLVLDEAHQVKNHQGKTYAAARAVDAPFRLAVTGTPFENRLMELWALLSLTAPGLYPTARQFRQLVVGPVEKEGDETALQRFRTRIRPFVLRRTKDLVAADLPPRHEQVLDVELSPRHRKLYDTHLARERQKILGLVEDFDRNRVAIFSALTRLRQLALDPALVDPEHHAVGSAKTDLLAEHLLETTAEGHRALVFSTFTTFLRRVRDRLTEEGVPTVYLDGTTRDRDEVIEAFRRDEAPVFLISLKAGGTGLTLTEADYVFLLDPWWNPAAEAQAVDRAHRIGQARPVHVYRMVATDTIEEKVVALKTRKAELFAKVVDGGGATSTGITADDIRGLFDD encoded by the coding sequence ATGGACGTCCGCGAGGCGCTGAGCGCCACCTACCTGTCGAGGTTCTTCGACCCCGTCACGATCCTGCGCGCCCGCGACTACGTCGCCGTCGTCGAGGAGCTGGAGGTGGTCCACGAGACCGCCGACAGCCTCACCGCCACGGCCATGGTGCCCGGCACCGCCCCCGTGCCCTACCGGGTGCAGCTCCACGCGGAGGTCGACCCCGAGGCCGACTGGGTCTTCAGCTCGTGCTCGTGCCCGGTCGCCCGGCTGTGCAAGCACGGTGCCGCCGTCGCCCTGTGCCTCCGGGGACCGGCCCGGCCGCGCCCGGCCGACGAGGCGCCGTGGCGCCGGCAGCTCGGGCGGGTCAGCGACGGCCTCGAGGCGCGCGCCCGCGCGGCCCTGACCGGCACCGGGCTCGGCCTGGAGGTGGTCCGACGTGCGGCCGGGCGGTGGTCGCGCAGCCTCGCGGGCGAGCTCACGATGCGCCCCGTGCGGCCGGGAGCGCGGCGCGGCTGGGCGCGCAGCGGCGCGGACTGGTCCGACCTGGCCGGCCCCTCCACCAGCACCCGTTACGTCCCGACCCAGGTCGACGCGCTCCAGGCGCTCCACCGCGGTCTCGCGTCCCGCCACACCTACCTCGTCGCCGGAGCCGCGCCGTCCCTCGACGACTACGGCGACCAGCTCGTGCCCGTCCTGCGCGCGGCGGTCGCGGCCGGCGTCGTCCTCGTGCCCGGCGCGGGCGTCGCCTCCGTCGTGCTCAGCGAGGGGCCGGCCGAGCTGGTGGCCGACCTCAGCGAGGTCGAGGGGGCGCCGACGCTCGAGGTCTCGGTCGAGGTCGACGGGGTCCGCCACCGCGGTGGCGTGGTGCTGCCCGTGGGCCGACCGATCACGTCGGTGGCGATCGTGGTCGACGACGACGTGCTGCTGGCAGACCTCGACGGACCGGCCGACGAGGCGGTGATGGACCTCGTGCTCGGCCCGGTCGTCGTCGCACCGGCGAGCGACCGCGAGGCGTTCCTCGAGGCAGTCGCGCCCCTGGCCCGCCGGGTCCGGGTCGGCTCCGGCGACGAGTCGCTGCCGCTGCCGACCCCTCCCCGCCCCCGGCTCGCGCTCACCGTGACCTGGGAGTCGGCGGCGGCGGCCACGCTGGCGTGGCGCTGGCGCTACGGCGAGCAGGACTGCCCCCTCGGCGGCGACTCCCTGCTCGGCGGGATGCGGGACCCGGTCGTCGAGCAGGAGGTGCTCGCCACCGTGCCGCCCGCCCTCGTCGGACTCGCACGGGTCGAGGGCGGCGACGCCCTCGCGCTGGCGCTGCACGACCTGCCCCACCTCCGCACGCTCGCCGACCTGGAGGTCGAGGAGCACCACCCACCCGAGTTCCGTGAGTCCGAGGCCGCGCCGGACATCGCGTTCGTCGTCGCCGACGAGCCGACCGACCACACCGACTGGCTCGACCTGGAGGTGGTCGTGCGCTTCGACGGTGAGGCCGTCCCCCTCCCCGACGTGCTGGCCGCGCTGACCCGGGGCGACGACGTCCTGGTGCTGCCCAGCGGCCTCTACGTCGCGCTCGACCGTCCCGAGCTCGCCCGGCTCCGCGAGGTCGTCGAGCTGGCCGCCGAGCTGCGCGAGGCGGCGCCCGGGCGCGTGCGCGTCGGGACGGCCGACCTCGGGACGTGGGCCGAGCTGGGCGAGGTCGGCGTCGTCGACGACAGCGCCGCGCGATGGGTCGCGCGGGCGAGCGCCCTGCGCGACCTCGAGGAGGTGCCGCGCCCGGAGCCGGTCGGGCTGCTCACCGAGCTGCGCCCCTACCAGCTCGAGGGGTTCTGGTGGCTGGCCTTCCTCCACCAGCACGGCCTGGGCGGGGTGCTCGCCGACGACATGGGCCTGGGCAAGACGCTCCAGGTGCTCGCCCTGGTCCAGCACGCCCGGTCGTCGGGCGCCACGTCGCCCTTCCTCGTCGTCGCGCCGACCAGCGTGGTGACGGCCTGGCGCCAGCAGGCAGCGACGCATGCGCCCGGCCTGCGCATCGGCACCGTCGCTCGCCGGACCGACGACGTCGCCGCGATCGCGTCCACCCACGACCTCGTCGTGACGACCTACGCCATGCTGCGCCTGGAGCGGGAGCAGTTCACGGCGCTGACGTGGGACGGCCTCGTGCTCGACGAGGCGCACCAGGTGAAGAACCACCAGGGCAAGACCTACGCCGCCGCCCGCGCCGTCGACGCACCCTTCCGCCTGGCGGTCACCGGGACGCCGTTCGAGAACCGGCTCATGGAGCTGTGGGCGCTGCTCTCGCTGACCGCGCCCGGCCTCTACCCCACGGCTCGCCAGTTCCGGCAGCTCGTCGTGGGGCCGGTCGAGAAGGAGGGCGACGAGACGGCGCTCCAGCGCTTCCGCACGCGGATCCGTCCGTTCGTCCTGCGCCGGACCAAGGACCTCGTCGCCGCGGACCTGCCCCCGCGCCACGAGCAGGTGCTCGACGTCGAGCTCTCGCCACGCCACCGCAAGCTCTACGACACCCACCTCGCCAGGGAGCGGCAGAAGATCCTCGGCCTCGTCGAGGACTTCGACCGCAACCGGGTCGCCATCTTCAGCGCGCTGACCCGGCTGCGCCAGCTGGCGCTCGACCCGGCGCTCGTCGACCCGGAGCACCACGCCGTCGGGTCGGCCAAGACCGACCTGCTCGCCGAGCACCTGCTGGAGACCACGGCCGAGGGACACCGTGCGCTGGTCTTCAGCACCTTCACGACCTTCCTGCGGCGGGTCCGGGACCGTCTGACCGAGGAGGGCGTCCCGACGGTCTACCTCGACGGCACCACCCGCGACCGCGACGAGGTGATCGAGGCGTTCCGCCGTGACGAGGCGCCGGTCTTCCTGATCAGCCTCAAGGCCGGCGGCACCGGACTCACGCTCACCGAGGCCGACTACGTCTTCCTCCTCGACCCGTGGTGGAACCCGGCCGCGGAGGCGCAGGCCGTCGACCGCGCCCACCGCATCGGCCAGGCCAGGCCGGTGCACGTCTACCGGATGGTCGCCACCGACACCATCGAGGAGAAGGTCGTGGCGCTGAAGACCCGCAAGGCCGAGCTCTTCGCGAAGGTCGTCGACGGTGGTGGCGCCACCTCCACGGGCATCACGGCCGACGACATCCGCGGGCTCTTCGACGACTGA
- a CDS encoding DUF2550 domain-containing protein: protein MPVWEWLLDIVGVCLLLALLYGISLIVRRRLLARHGGTFELSFRVRTEHPGRGWLLGIGRYSGQSLEWFRIFSLSPRPKRVWARDLLEYSGRRAPAGPEEMSLYDGHVVAACHYDGHPLEIAMSESALTGFQSWLESGPPGTDWDRR from the coding sequence ATGCCGGTCTGGGAGTGGTTGCTCGACATCGTCGGGGTCTGCCTCCTCCTCGCCCTGCTCTACGGCATCTCGCTCATCGTGCGACGCCGTCTCCTGGCCCGCCACGGCGGCACGTTCGAGCTCAGCTTCCGCGTCCGCACCGAGCACCCGGGACGCGGCTGGCTGCTCGGCATCGGTCGTTACTCCGGCCAGTCCCTCGAGTGGTTCCGGATCTTCTCGCTGTCACCGCGCCCGAAGCGGGTGTGGGCGCGCGACCTGCTGGAGTACTCCGGTCGCCGGGCCCCGGCCGGACCGGAGGAGATGTCGCTCTACGACGGTCACGTCGTCGCGGCCTGCCACTACGACGGCCACCCGCTCGAGATCGCGATGAGCGAGTCCGCGCTCACCGGCTTCCAGTCCTGGCTGGAGTCCGGCCCGCCCGGCACCGACTGGGACCGCCGCTAG
- a CDS encoding F0F1 ATP synthase subunit gamma has translation MALSVREYRARIKSTESMKKITRAMELIAASRIIKAQQRAQAAAPYARELTRAVSAVATFSNVDHALTTEPEDPKKAAVLVVTSDRGLAGAYSSSVLKEAERLVEKLKGEGKDVDLYASGRKAEAYFKFRQRPVVQAWTGFSDQPTYDVAAEIGATLIEAFLAETGEEATAVDEVHVVYTRFRSMLSQEPTAVRLLPLEVVEGTEAPDKADLLPLYEFEPSPSEVLDSLLPRYVQSRIFFALLQAAASELAARQKAMKSATDNADELIKKYTRIANQARQAGITQEISEIVGGVNALADANAGSE, from the coding sequence ATGGCTCTCTCGGTACGCGAGTACCGCGCGCGGATCAAGTCGACGGAGTCGATGAAGAAGATCACGCGTGCCATGGAGCTCATTGCTGCGTCGCGGATCATCAAGGCACAGCAGAGGGCACAGGCCGCCGCGCCCTACGCCCGTGAGCTGACCCGAGCGGTGTCGGCCGTGGCGACGTTCTCCAACGTCGACCACGCGCTGACCACCGAGCCGGAGGACCCGAAGAAGGCTGCCGTCCTCGTGGTCACCTCCGACCGCGGCCTGGCCGGCGCCTACTCCTCGAGCGTGCTCAAGGAGGCCGAGCGCCTCGTCGAGAAGCTCAAGGGCGAGGGCAAGGACGTCGACCTCTACGCCAGCGGTCGCAAGGCGGAGGCCTACTTCAAGTTCCGCCAGCGCCCCGTGGTGCAGGCGTGGACGGGCTTCTCCGACCAGCCGACCTACGACGTGGCGGCCGAGATCGGCGCGACGCTGATCGAGGCGTTCCTCGCCGAGACCGGCGAGGAGGCGACGGCCGTCGACGAGGTCCACGTGGTCTACACGCGGTTCCGCTCGATGCTCAGCCAGGAGCCGACCGCCGTGCGCCTGCTGCCGCTGGAGGTCGTCGAGGGCACCGAGGCGCCCGACAAGGCCGACCTGCTCCCGCTCTACGAGTTCGAGCCGTCGCCCTCCGAGGTGCTCGACTCGCTGCTGCCGCGCTACGTCCAGAGCCGGATCTTCTTCGCCCTGCTGCAGGCGGCCGCCTCCGAGCTGGCCGCCCGTCAGAAGGCGATGAAGTCCGCGACGGACAACGCCGACGAGCTCATCAAGAAGTACACCCGAATCGCCAACCAGGCCCGCCAGGCCGGCATTACCCAGGAAATCAGCGAGATCGTCGGTGGCGTCAACGCCCTTGCCGACGCCAACGCCGGGAGTGAGTGA
- the atpD gene encoding F0F1 ATP synthase subunit beta, producing the protein MTATVEETQAAGSAGSVGRITRVIGPVVDIEFPTDAMPAIYNALKVELTLGGETQSITLEVAQHIGDGMVRAISMKPTDGLVRGAQVTDTGESITVPVGDATLGKVFNTTGDVLNLEEGETFEVNERWGIHRKAPAFDQLEAKTQMFETGIKVIDLLTPYVQGGKIGLFGGAGVGKTVLIQEMIARVAKDHGGVSVFAGVGERTREGNDLIVEMEEAGVIGQTALVFGQMDEPPGTRLRVALAALTMAEYFRDVQKQDVLLFIDNIFRFTQAGSEVSTLLGRMPSAVGYQPNLADEMGQLQERITSTRGHSITSMQAIYVPADDYTDPAPATTFAHLDATTELSREIASLGIYPAVDPLTSTSRILDPQYIGDEHYRCAVRIKQILQRNKELQDIIAILGVDELSEEDKIIVSRARRIQRFLSQNTYVAKQFTGIEGSTVPVADTIEAFNKIADGEYDHVAEQAFFMCGGLDDVEQKWAEIQKSL; encoded by the coding sequence ATGACTGCCACTGTTGAAGAGACCCAGGCCGCCGGCTCCGCCGGCTCGGTCGGTCGCATCACGCGCGTCATCGGCCCGGTCGTGGACATCGAGTTCCCGACCGACGCGATGCCGGCCATCTACAACGCCCTCAAGGTCGAGCTGACCCTGGGCGGCGAGACCCAGAGCATCACCCTCGAGGTCGCCCAGCACATCGGCGACGGCATGGTCCGCGCCATCTCGATGAAGCCCACTGACGGCCTGGTCCGCGGCGCGCAGGTGACCGACACCGGTGAGTCGATCACCGTCCCGGTCGGCGACGCGACGCTCGGCAAGGTGTTCAACACCACCGGCGACGTGCTCAACCTCGAGGAGGGCGAGACCTTCGAGGTCAACGAGCGCTGGGGCATCCACCGCAAGGCGCCGGCCTTCGACCAGCTCGAGGCCAAGACCCAGATGTTCGAGACCGGCATCAAGGTCATCGACCTGCTCACCCCCTACGTCCAGGGCGGCAAGATCGGCCTGTTCGGCGGTGCCGGCGTCGGCAAGACGGTGCTCATCCAGGAGATGATCGCCCGCGTCGCCAAGGACCACGGTGGTGTGTCGGTGTTCGCCGGTGTCGGCGAGCGCACCCGTGAGGGCAACGACCTCATCGTCGAGATGGAGGAGGCCGGCGTCATCGGCCAGACCGCCCTCGTCTTCGGCCAGATGGACGAGCCGCCGGGCACCCGCCTGCGCGTCGCCCTCGCCGCGCTGACGATGGCGGAGTACTTCCGCGACGTGCAGAAGCAGGACGTGCTGCTCTTCATCGACAACATCTTCCGCTTCACCCAGGCCGGTTCCGAGGTCTCCACGCTGCTCGGCCGCATGCCGTCCGCGGTGGGCTACCAGCCCAACCTCGCCGACGAGATGGGCCAGCTGCAGGAGCGCATCACCTCGACCCGTGGTCACTCGATCACCTCGATGCAGGCGATCTACGTCCCCGCCGACGACTACACCGACCCGGCGCCGGCGACGACGTTCGCGCACCTCGACGCGACCACCGAGCTCTCGCGAGAGATCGCCTCGCTCGGCATCTACCCGGCGGTGGACCCGCTCACGTCGACCTCGCGGATCCTCGACCCGCAGTACATCGGCGACGAGCACTACCGCTGCGCGGTCCGCATCAAGCAGATCCTCCAGCGCAACAAGGAGCTCCAGGACATCATCGCGATCCTCGGTGTCGACGAGCTCTCGGAGGAGGACAAGATCATCGTGTCCCGCGCCCGTCGCATCCAGCGCTTCCTGTCCCAGAACACCTACGTCGCCAAGCAGTTCACCGGCATCGAGGGTTCGACCGTCCCGGTGGCCGACACCATCGAGGCGTTCAACAAGATCGCTGACGGCGAGTACGACCACGTGGCCGAGCAGGCCTTCTTCATGTGCGGCGGTCTGGACGACGTCGAGCAGAAGTGGGCCGAGATCCAGAAGAGCCTCTGA
- a CDS encoding STAS domain-containing protein has translation MEITADGSTLVLHGAFDVRSTWEVRNAIYACLEDLDGVDHEVVVDMTDVSTIDLTALRLLAVATRHAWLTGHHLTVRNPGPAVRRMAHLARLAHAIEVERVAATA, from the coding sequence ATGGAGATCACCGCGGACGGTTCCACGCTGGTCCTGCACGGCGCCTTCGACGTGCGCAGCACCTGGGAGGTGCGCAACGCGATCTACGCCTGTCTCGAGGACCTCGACGGCGTCGACCACGAGGTGGTCGTCGACATGACCGACGTGTCCACCATCGACCTCACCGCGCTGCGCCTGCTGGCCGTGGCCACCCGGCACGCGTGGCTCACCGGCCACCACCTGACCGTGCGCAACCCCGGTCCGGCGGTGCGACGGATGGCCCACCTGGCTCGTCTCGCGCACGCGATCGAGGTCGAGCGGGTCGCCGCCACCGCGTGA
- a CDS encoding F0F1 ATP synthase subunit epsilon, with protein sequence MAGSTDKVLQVELVAADRLVWSGQATMVIARTTEGDVGILPNHAPLLSSIIEGVVDVQTVEGETWIAAVDAGFLSVADNRVSILSERAEMSHEIDLEQARAELERCQQAGENDDEAQEKVRRAEARVRAAERAS encoded by the coding sequence ATGGCCGGGTCCACCGACAAGGTCCTCCAGGTCGAGCTGGTCGCTGCCGACCGGCTCGTCTGGTCGGGCCAGGCCACCATGGTCATCGCCCGCACGACCGAGGGTGACGTCGGGATCCTGCCCAACCACGCGCCGCTGCTGTCCTCGATCATCGAGGGCGTGGTGGACGTGCAGACCGTCGAGGGCGAGACCTGGATCGCGGCCGTCGACGCCGGCTTCCTGTCGGTGGCCGACAACCGCGTCTCGATCCTCTCCGAGCGGGCCGAGATGTCGCACGAGATCGACCTGGAGCAGGCGCGGGCCGAGCTCGAGCGCTGCCAGCAGGCCGGCGAGAACGACGACGAGGCCCAGGAGAAGGTCCGTCGCGCCGAGGCACGTGTGCGTGCCGCGGAGCGGGCCTCCTGA
- a CDS encoding MFS transporter, which yields MAQLTAARNAVGLAFFLNGLVFASWVSRIPEVRSSFELTNGRLGLVLLAISIGSVVALPTTGALITRWGTVRIVRGGAVLATIGMLTAALSLGDTLPLTVAGLAVYGVGIGVWDVAMNVEGAEVERGLGRTIMPRFHAGFSAGTVVGALVGALLIEVDVPSSVHLAVVVLASFVLVWTSSPSFLPVVEDHAEERTSAARAWLEPRTLLIGLMVLALAMTEGTANDWLAVALVDGHDVSHAMGVAGFAVFVAAMTAGRFVGTGLIDRHGRVTVLWSTMALAGAGVLLIVFADHPVVVVLGIVLWGVGSSLGFPVGMSAAADDPLRAAARVSVVSTIGYAAFLAGPPFLGFVGDEVGTLKALLVVAFLLLPAALVVPSAREQRSATANTTTTT from the coding sequence ATGGCCCAGCTGACCGCCGCACGCAACGCCGTCGGCCTCGCCTTCTTCCTCAACGGCCTGGTCTTCGCCAGCTGGGTGTCGCGCATCCCCGAGGTGCGCTCGAGCTTCGAGCTGACCAACGGCCGCCTCGGCCTGGTCCTGCTCGCTATCTCGATCGGGTCCGTCGTCGCCCTGCCCACCACCGGCGCCCTGATCACCCGCTGGGGGACCGTCCGGATCGTCCGCGGCGGCGCGGTGCTGGCCACGATCGGCATGCTGACCGCAGCGCTGTCGCTGGGGGACACCCTGCCCCTGACGGTCGCCGGGCTCGCGGTCTACGGCGTCGGCATCGGCGTGTGGGACGTGGCGATGAACGTCGAGGGTGCCGAGGTCGAGCGTGGCCTGGGCCGCACGATCATGCCGCGCTTCCACGCCGGCTTCAGCGCCGGCACCGTCGTCGGTGCGCTCGTCGGAGCACTCCTGATCGAGGTCGACGTCCCGTCGTCGGTGCACCTGGCCGTGGTCGTCCTGGCGTCGTTCGTCCTGGTCTGGACGTCCTCCCCGTCCTTCCTCCCGGTGGTCGAGGACCACGCGGAGGAGCGGACCTCGGCCGCCCGCGCCTGGCTCGAGCCGCGCACCCTGCTGATCGGACTGATGGTGCTGGCGCTGGCGATGACCGAGGGCACCGCCAACGACTGGCTCGCCGTCGCCCTCGTCGACGGGCACGACGTGTCGCACGCGATGGGGGTCGCCGGGTTCGCCGTCTTCGTCGCGGCGATGACGGCAGGCCGCTTCGTCGGCACCGGCCTGATCGACCGGCACGGGCGGGTCACGGTGCTGTGGTCGACGATGGCCCTCGCCGGCGCGGGGGTGCTGCTGATCGTCTTCGCCGACCACCCGGTCGTCGTGGTGCTCGGCATCGTGCTCTGGGGCGTGGGCTCCTCGCTGGGCTTCCCGGTCGGCATGAGCGCGGCGGCCGACGACCCGCTGCGTGCCGCCGCCCGGGTCAGCGTCGTCTCGACGATCGGCTACGCCGCCTTCCTCGCCGGCCCGCCGTTCCTCGGCTTCGTCGGTGACGAGGTCGGCACGCTCAAGGCGCTGCTGGTGGTCGCGTTCCTGCTGCTGCCCGCGGCGCTGGTCGTGCCCAGCGCCCGCGAGCAGCGATCGGCCACCGCAAACACCACCACCACCACCTGA
- a CDS encoding LacI family DNA-binding transcriptional regulator, with the protein MAGSTRTPTLADVADAAGVSLSTASLAFSGNKPVAAATRDRVLSAAASLGYAGPNPLARNLRQGRSGVVGVAVGPLSAAFRDPAALPLFDAMSEVLGSAGQGLLLMGDEEAHARLPLDAVIFDICGRETWAPHADLVAREVPLVVIEGPSWPGTTYVDIEHRTGAAALASHLHDLGHRHVATLTLEGSHPQREREAGLRDVFPDATVVGACASDLAAAQEVVGAWLATGPDATALVCQSDVQAAGAVLEARRRGLTVPGDLSIAGFDGVATPWLDLELTTVVQPIAAKGRAAARAALARAAGEPADNVLLPVELRVGGSTGPAPASYADTHPSGG; encoded by the coding sequence ATGGCCGGATCAACTCGGACGCCCACCCTCGCCGACGTCGCCGACGCCGCGGGGGTGTCGCTGTCGACGGCGTCGCTGGCCTTCTCCGGCAACAAGCCCGTCGCCGCCGCCACCCGTGACCGGGTCCTCTCCGCCGCCGCCTCGCTGGGCTACGCCGGCCCCAACCCGCTCGCGCGCAACCTGCGCCAGGGCCGCAGCGGCGTCGTCGGGGTGGCGGTCGGCCCGCTCAGCGCCGCGTTCCGCGACCCCGCCGCGCTCCCCCTCTTCGACGCGATGTCGGAGGTGCTCGGCAGCGCCGGGCAGGGCCTGCTGCTGATGGGTGACGAGGAGGCCCACGCGCGGCTGCCGCTCGACGCGGTGATCTTCGACATCTGCGGCCGCGAGACCTGGGCGCCCCACGCGGACCTGGTCGCGCGCGAGGTGCCGCTGGTGGTGATCGAGGGTCCCTCGTGGCCCGGCACCACCTACGTCGACATCGAGCACCGCACGGGCGCGGCCGCACTGGCGTCCCACCTGCACGACCTCGGCCACCGGCACGTCGCCACGCTCACCCTGGAGGGCTCCCACCCGCAGCGCGAGCGCGAGGCCGGGCTGCGCGACGTCTTCCCCGACGCCACCGTCGTCGGGGCGTGCGCGAGCGACCTCGCCGCCGCACAGGAGGTGGTCGGCGCGTGGCTGGCGACCGGGCCGGACGCCACGGCGCTGGTCTGCCAGAGCGACGTCCAGGCCGCCGGCGCCGTGCTGGAGGCGAGGCGCCGCGGACTCACGGTCCCCGGCGACCTCAGCATCGCCGGCTTCGACGGCGTCGCCACCCCGTGGCTCGACCTCGAGCTCACCACCGTCGTCCAGCCGATCGCCGCGAAGGGCCGGGCAGCGGCCCGGGCGGCACTGGCCCGCGCAGCCGGCGAGCCCGCGGACAACGTGCTGCTGCCCGTCGAGCTGCGGGTGGGCGGCTCGACCGGCCCGGCCCCGGCCTCGTACGCCGACACGCACCCCAGCGGTGGCTGA
- a CDS encoding cob(I)yrinic acid a,c-diamide adenosyltransferase has product MVNLTRIYTRTGDAGRTRLGDMSETSKTDPRLEAYACVDEANAHIGVALAHGGLDEDVVAVLTHVQNDLFDVGADLCTPVVADPEYPPLRIEQDYVDRLEAWCDHYNAELPALRSFILNGGTVAAAHLHVARTVARRAERAGWAAWAEHEETMNLLAITYLNRLSDLLFILARHANRENGDVLWVPGGER; this is encoded by the coding sequence ATGGTGAACCTGACGCGCATCTACACGCGCACCGGCGACGCCGGGCGCACCCGGCTCGGCGACATGAGCGAGACCTCCAAGACCGACCCGCGGCTCGAGGCGTACGCCTGCGTCGACGAGGCGAACGCCCACATCGGCGTCGCGCTCGCCCACGGCGGTCTCGACGAGGACGTCGTGGCGGTGCTCACGCACGTGCAGAACGACCTCTTCGACGTGGGCGCCGACCTGTGCACGCCGGTCGTGGCCGACCCCGAGTACCCGCCGCTGCGGATCGAGCAGGACTACGTCGACCGGCTCGAGGCCTGGTGCGACCACTACAACGCCGAGCTGCCCGCGCTGCGGTCGTTCATCCTCAACGGCGGGACGGTCGCGGCGGCCCACCTGCACGTCGCGCGCACCGTCGCCCGCCGCGCCGAGCGCGCCGGCTGGGCTGCCTGGGCCGAGCACGAGGAGACGATGAACCTCCTCGCGATCACCTACCTCAACCGGCTCTCCGACCTGCTCTTCATCCTCGCCCGGCACGCGAACCGCGAGAACGGCGACGTGCTGTGGGTGCCGGGCGGCGAGCGCTGA